In Tumebacillus amylolyticus, the sequence GCAAGACGCCGGCCAGCAAGCCGCGCCGTGCGAGTGGCAACGAGACGTAGAAAAACGTCTGCCACGCGTTGGCCCCGAGGGTGCGGGCCACAAGTTCGAGCTCCAACTCGACGCTCTCAAACCCGACTTTGGCGGATTGAAACATCAGCGGGAACGAGACGACGGAGGAAGCGATGATCGCAGAGCCCTGTGTAAATAAGATGCCCTCTCCCGGAGGAAAGAAACGTCCAAGTCCCTCATTTCCAAGCAAGATCAGCAGTCCAAATCCTGCCACTGTCGGCGGCAGGACCATGGGGAGCAGAAAAAGGGTTTCGAGCAGCATCTTGCCGGGGAAGCGTCTGCGGGCCATCCATTTTCCAAAGAAAGTACCGAAAATGACGACGAGGAGCGTGGAGTAGGCGGCGACTTGCAGGGAGAGTTTGATGGGTGTCCAGATGTCAAGCATATAGCACCGCCTTTGGCAGGCTGGGTGCGGTATGCGAACCGTGCGAACCGTGCATTTCGTGTTGGTTGGGTGTCTCGTCGTGCAGGCCCATACTCGTTGTCGGCACTCCTGTTAGGAGATGCGGCTTGTATGGGAAACGTGCTCCTGGGTCTCGCCCTTTTTTGGAATTAGTGGGTCGCAAGGGCGAAACCTGCTTTCTGCAAAACCTCTTGGGCGTGGGCGCTGTGGAGGTAGTCTTCCAAGGCCTTCGCTTCGGGGAGGTGCTGTGTATTTTTGAGTATGGCCAACGGGTACAGGATCGGCGAATGGGCGGATTCGTCGCTGGTTGCCACGATGTCAACCTGCGTGGAGCTCAGTGCGTCCGTTTTGTAGACGAGGCCTGCGTCGACTTCTCCGTGTTCAACGTAGGTCAGTACGGACGTGACGTCCTTGCCGAAGATCGCTTTTTCCTGCACGTGAGCCCACAGATGTAGTTTCGTCAGCGCCTCTTGCGCGTATTTTCCGGCAGGCACAGTTTCCGGCGTGCCGAGGGCGATTTTTTTCACGGCGGGTTTGCCGAGGTCTTCGAAGGTTTGTACGGTGCCGCTCTT encodes:
- the modB gene encoding molybdate ABC transporter permease subunit, giving the protein MLDIWTPIKLSLQVAAYSTLLVVIFGTFFGKWMARRRFPGKMLLETLFLLPMVLPPTVAGFGLLILLGNEGLGRFFPPGEGILFTQGSAIIASSVVSFPLMFQSAKVGFESVELELELVARTLGANAWQTFFYVSLPLARRGLLAGVLLSFARGLGEFGATLMVAGNIPGRTQTIPLAIYNAVESGQNDRAWGLVLCLFLLSFFMMAVIQRLQRKNAT
- the modA gene encoding molybdate ABC transporter substrate-binding protein; the protein is MKKRIAMLMAVSLVLLAGCSSQEPSTSTTPADKPHVTLTLSAAASLAKPLDTLTADYKKDHPEVEVTVNLGASGTLQKQIEQGAPADLFWSAGVAQMDALEKKELLADGTRQDVLKNELVLIRPKSGTVQTFEDLGKPAVKKIALGTPETVPAGKYAQEALTKLHLWAHVQEKAIFGKDVTSVLTYVEHGEVDAGLVYKTDALSSTQVDIVATSDESAHSPILYPLAILKNTQHLPEAKALEDYLHSAHAQEVLQKAGFALATH